TTCGTCCCGGGAATAAATCTTTTCCGCGGTCTGAGCGATAGGAATGTTGTGAGAGGTGGCATATTCGATCAGGTCTTCACGGGATTCCATATTCCAGGTACGCCATGGAGCGATGATGCGAATAGCTGGATTAAGGGCTTTGATGGTGCTCTCAAAGCGCACTTGGTCGTTGCCTTTTCCGGTACAGCCGTGAGCGATGATGTAGGCATCTTCGGCCTCAGCGATTTCTACTAGCTTTTTGGCCATCAATGGTCTGGCCATGGAGGTACCCAGCAGATAATCATTTTCGTAGATGGCGCCGGCTTTTAACGTAGGCCAGATAAAGTCTTTGACGAACTCTTCCTGGATATCTAGTATGTAAGCCTTTGATGCGCCTGTAGCATAAGCCTTTTTCTCAATCGCTTCATAATCTTCTCTTTGTCCGGCATTGCAGCAGACGGCAATCACATCACAGTTATAATTTTCTTTCAGCCAACTCAGGATGATGGATGTATCCAATCCCCCGGAATAGGCTAGGATAATTTTTTCTTTTTGCATTTGGGTGCCTCCTAAAATTTATACATAAAAAACATTATTTATTCAAAACTTAAAAATGATTATACCTTGACAAAACACAAAAATCAATATAAATTTTGTGAAAAATAACTAAAAACTTAAAAATTTTTAAGAAATAAGGAAAATACTTCGCAAACATATCCAAAAAATGGGTGAATACTTTTGCATAGGTTGCAGGAAAAAGAGGCTGGATATGAGAGAAAACGGTGTAGAAAGAGAAAAAATATGATATACTGATAGAAATGCGAAATCAGGGAGGACAGACTGAATGAGAGCTGAAAAACAGCCGGATATGAAATCGCTATTAATAGAGATAAACGAATTTTCACCAACAGGATCCGTGGAGCCGCAGGTTCCCATGAGCCTGCATACCTCCTTTCGCACAGGAGGAAGAGCGGAGGCTTTAGTTACCGCTGAGAATGAATCACATCTGGCCCAGACCTTGGCGGTGCTTCACAGAGAGCAGATTCCCCATCTGGTATTGGGAAGCGGCTCTAACGTGCTGATAAAGGACGGTGGGTATAGGGGCGTGGTCATTAAGCTGGGCAGCCGATTCCAGGAGATTGAGACAGAAGGAACTCAGCTGACCGCAGGATCGGCAACTAAAATTTCTGCTGCGGCGAAAGCCGCTATGGAGGAAGGGCTCAGCGGACTGGAGTTTGCCAGCGGTATTCCCGGAAGTATAGGCGGCGGCATTTTCATGAATGCAGGAGCCTATGGGAGCGAAGTAAAGGAGATTTTGGTTTCGGCCACGGCTATGGCCAAAGACGGCAGCCGAACTTACCAGCTGTCTGGTTCAGATTTAGAGCTTGGCTACCGCCGCAGTGCCTTTCAGAAGAGTGGAGATATCATCCTTCGAGGCAGTTTCCAACTACAGCCGGCGGACAAGGCTGACATTTTTGCCAGGATGAAAGAGTTGCTGGATAGACGGAATGCGAAGCAGCCAGTTCAACTTCCCAGTGCCGGAAGCTTCTTCAAAAGGCCCGAAGGGTATTATGCTGGAAAGCTGATAGAGGATGCGGGGTTGAAGGGACTCAGCGTAGGGGGGGCTCAGGTGTCGCCGCTTCACGCCGGATTCATTGTCAACAACGGAGAGGCCACCACCGCAGATATTCTGCAGCTTATGAGACTGATTCAGAACACGGTTTATGATCAGTTCGGCGTCCATTTGGAGCCGGAGGTGCGAATTCTAGGAGAAGATTGAATGTAAGCGATTATAAAGAGCAAAGATAGAAATACACAGAAAAGAAAAGGGAAAGGAGTACACCCATGGCAGACCCAACAGACATTCGTATATATAAAGGCTATCGTATGACTTACGATCTGCATACTCATACCATCTATTCTCATGGGAAGGGCACCATCCGAGACAATGTATTGGCCGCTTTGGACAGAGGCCTGAGCAAGATTGCCATCACAGACCACGGACCAGGGCACCTGACTTATGGTATGAAGCGCAATGCTGTGCCCCAAATGAGAGAAGAGATTGAGGCCTTAAAGAAAGAATTTCCTCAAATCCAAATTTGTCTCAGTGTGGAGGCGAATATCATCAACAAGTGGCGGTATTTAGACGTGAAGCCAGATGAATTTGCCCAGTATGATTTCGTCATTGGGGGCTACCATTATGGAGTCTTTAATGGCTATTGCATCAGCAATTATCTGAACCGTCACAAAGAGCAACAGGGACAGGGAGACAGCCGTGCCATGAAACGGCTGAGAAAAAAGAATACGGAAATGACAGTACAGTCCATTTATGAAAACCATTTGAAGATATTAACTCATCCAGGTGATAAGGGACCTTTCGATATTTTAGAGGTAGCCAAGGCCTGTGATAAGCGTGGCACCCTCATGGAAATCAGCACCTGGCACGACCACTTGACTGTGGAAGAAATTCGCACAGCGGCCCTGACTGACGCAGGCTTTATCATCAGCAGTGATGCGCACCACCCCAGCCGGATTGGTGACTTTGAAGGCGGGTTAGACCGGGCTTTAGAGGCTGGACTGGATCTGGAGCGGATTGTAAATATTCAGCGGGTATAAGACAGCGGAGTGAGCTCGTTTCAGACAGATAATTTCATAAAAAGAGAGAACCTATAAAAAATAAGGAGACACAGATTGTGATCTCCTTATTTTTTCAATTGATATTTATTTCTTATACGGAAATATACTGTTTAGTTACAGAGCTGGAATAGGTGGCATGAATCATGGCACCGTAGCAAGCTTCAAAGGGGATAATGTCGCCTAGGGAAATCTCGGATTCGCAGTCCGTGACATCAAGGATTAAGTGATCGCTGCTCCCACCTTCCACTGTGGCACCTTTTAATTTGGGAAGAACACTGAAAATATCACCCACATCCCGCTTCCCTAAAGCGATTAAGGCCCTTTTTCTGATACCTTTATCGAAGTATTCGGGCGTATTGCCGAAGGCATCAACAAAAATTTCGCCGATAGGGTAGGAAGGTTTTTCTTTTATTTCCACGACCTGCGCTTTAATCATATAATTATCTCGGCGGAGCATGGGAAGCTTCAATCCCCAAATGTCTTGTAGATCTCTGGCATTGACAATGCCTTCGCCCACCCGCAGGTGATTAATCCCTTTTGGAATGGTTCCATCCAAAACCAGGGGCAACGTGGAGGTTGCTCCTCCGGATACGATATCAAGCTTTCGTCCAATCGCAGCAGATATCTTATCGGCAATCGAAACCAGCGTGCTCAGGTTGGTGTTGTTAGGCTTAATCGATCCGAAACAGCCTAAGTTTGTACCGACACCATATAGGGTGATATCCTTTAGCTGATTTTCAATAAAAAGAGCATCTTTTATCAGTTCTTCCTCTTGGATATAGCCTTCGCGAAGATCGCCTAAATCCATCATAAGTATGACTTTATGATTTTTATTTTGTTGATAGGCAATCTGATTGAGTGCTTTAATCGTTGCTATTTCTGAATTAAGGCTTATATCGGTATAGGTTATAACATCTTTCAGCTCACAGGCCATGGGGACTCGAATCAAGAAAATAGGCGCGTCTATTTTTTCCTGTCGCATGCGTTTGATAGTATTGATTCTGGAATCCCCAATAGAGGTACAGCCTGCATGAAGCATTTGTGCAGCAATCTGCGCGTATGAGTTTTCATAGGAATCGGTTCCTTTTACAACGCCGGTGACCTGAATGGATTTTTCACGGCACATGTCCACTACAGCTTTGGCATTGTGGTAGATGCCGTCCAGATTAATCTCCAATACTGGATAATTCGAATAGGTTTCCATCTTTTAACCTCCTACAAAATAAATTATGGGCCAGACAAGACACTCAGCCGTGTTTCCTTTACCGAATTTGAGACAGCAATGGACTGAATGTAAATAACTAAGTAGATTGTACATCAGCCCGTTGAAAATAAAAAGATATCAATAGTTTTTAATGCTTCATTTATGGTATAATAATTGTATAAAGATTTACAACAAAATTACCATAAAGCAGTAATTGGAAGATGATTGAATTAATTGTAAATATAGGCGAAAGGTTGAACATATTATGGAAGCAGTAATTATAACAGGTTTATCTGGTGCGGGCAAATCTCAGGCAGCCAACTGTCTGGAAGACTTAGGCTTTTACTGCATTGATAACATGCCCCCGGCTCTGATTAAAAATTTCATTACCTTAGCTATGAGTGAAAAGAGTTCGATTGAAAAGGCTGCTTTTGTAACCGATATTCGAGGCGGAGAATTCTTCGAGGAAATGAAACCTTGCCTGCAAGATTTAAAACTCATGGGGCTTCCTTTCAAAGTCTTATTTTTAGAGGCCTCGGACGAGGTCCTGATTCGGCGGTTCAACGAGACTAGGCGGCAGCATCCGCTGGCAGAAGGCGGCGAGACCCTGTCGGGCTTAAAGCGGGAGCGGGAAGCCTTAAAAGAAATACGGGCCATTTCAGATTTTGTGATTGACACCTCCAACATGAAGGCGGCCAGGCTGCGGGAGGAAATCAAAGATATCTTTGCTAAAGGGGAGGAAGCGGGATTTGTTTTGAATATCTCCTCCTTTGGTTATAAGCACGGCATTCCCCTGGAGGCGGATATGGTCTTTGATATGCGCTTTATTCCCAACCCTTATTATGTACCCAGCCTGAAAAAACTGACGGGAAACAGCAGGAAGATTCAAGACTATGTGTTGAAGTTCCCTGAAACTCAGACCTTTATCAAACATGCGGAGCAGATGCTTAACGAGATGATTCCCTGCTACGTGCGGGAAGGCAAGTATCATTTGAACCTGGCTTTTGGCTGTACCGGCGGTCAGCACCGTTCCGTGACTATGGCCAACGTCTTCGCAAAAAAATTTAAGGAACAAGGTTTGCGAATAACTATTGAGCACCGGGACTTGTGATGGTATACTATAATCTGGCTGGGTTTACGCCTGTAAATCGGCCATGCTGAATTTTTATAAAACCATTTAGGAGGGAATTACTTATGGAAAAATTAATTATTGCAGCTGCTATATGCGGAGCAGAAGTAACGAAGGAACAGAATCCAGCTGTTCCATATACGGTAGAGGAAGTGGTAAGAGAAGCCAAGTCTGCTTATGATGCAGGCGCATCTGTTATCCACCTGCACGTTAGAGAAGACGATGGTACACCGACACAGGATAAGGATCGTTTTCAGGTGTGCGTAGATGCAATCCGCAAGGAGTGCCCAGATGCTATCATTCAGCCATCTACAGGGGGCGCAGTTGGTATGACGGACTTAGAGCGTCTGCAGTCCACT
The genomic region above belongs to Aminipila butyrica and contains:
- the murB gene encoding UDP-N-acetylmuramate dehydrogenase, translated to MRAEKQPDMKSLLIEINEFSPTGSVEPQVPMSLHTSFRTGGRAEALVTAENESHLAQTLAVLHREQIPHLVLGSGSNVLIKDGGYRGVVIKLGSRFQEIETEGTQLTAGSATKISAAAKAAMEEGLSGLEFASGIPGSIGGGIFMNAGAYGSEVKEILVSATAMAKDGSRTYQLSGSDLELGYRRSAFQKSGDIILRGSFQLQPADKADIFARMKELLDRRNAKQPVQLPSAGSFFKRPEGYYAGKLIEDAGLKGLSVGGAQVSPLHAGFIVNNGEATTADILQLMRLIQNTVYDQFGVHLEPEVRILGED
- the rapZ gene encoding RNase adapter RapZ, encoding MEAVIITGLSGAGKSQAANCLEDLGFYCIDNMPPALIKNFITLAMSEKSSIEKAAFVTDIRGGEFFEEMKPCLQDLKLMGLPFKVLFLEASDEVLIRRFNETRRQHPLAEGGETLSGLKREREALKEIRAISDFVIDTSNMKAARLREEIKDIFAKGEEAGFVLNISSFGYKHGIPLEADMVFDMRFIPNPYYVPSLKKLTGNSRKIQDYVLKFPETQTFIKHAEQMLNEMIPCYVREGKYHLNLAFGCTGGQHRSVTMANVFAKKFKEQGLRITIEHRDL
- a CDS encoding PHP domain-containing protein, whose translation is MADPTDIRIYKGYRMTYDLHTHTIYSHGKGTIRDNVLAALDRGLSKIAITDHGPGHLTYGMKRNAVPQMREEIEALKKEFPQIQICLSVEANIINKWRYLDVKPDEFAQYDFVIGGYHYGVFNGYCISNYLNRHKEQQGQGDSRAMKRLRKKNTEMTVQSIYENHLKILTHPGDKGPFDILEVAKACDKRGTLMEISTWHDHLTVEEIRTAALTDAGFIISSDAHHPSRIGDFEGGLDRALEAGLDLERIVNIQRV
- a CDS encoding alanine racemase, yielding METYSNYPVLEINLDGIYHNAKAVVDMCREKSIQVTGVVKGTDSYENSYAQIAAQMLHAGCTSIGDSRINTIKRMRQEKIDAPIFLIRVPMACELKDVITYTDISLNSEIATIKALNQIAYQQNKNHKVILMMDLGDLREGYIQEEELIKDALFIENQLKDITLYGVGTNLGCFGSIKPNNTNLSTLVSIADKISAAIGRKLDIVSGGATSTLPLVLDGTIPKGINHLRVGEGIVNARDLQDIWGLKLPMLRRDNYMIKAQVVEIKEKPSYPIGEIFVDAFGNTPEYFDKGIRKRALIALGKRDVGDIFSVLPKLKGATVEGGSSDHLILDVTDCESEISLGDIIPFEACYGAMIHATYSSSVTKQYISV